A part of Prolixibacteraceae bacterium genomic DNA contains:
- a CDS encoding glycosyltransferase family 39 protein: MKKATILWWTMSLVTFVILITFPLELHFDEAQYWSWSNKLQWSYYSKPPLIAFLNYLSNAILGQSEISIRMWSWIFGNLTALVFYSWVKYITKDSEQAFRALGIYYLFPHYWYTVLFFTTDVILLFFYMLFILVLTKIYFKDRLRDWFLLGVIFSLGLLSKYAMIIALLPTIYVVFRKKLSWLHFFIFLGITLIGSFPIVGWAATHDYVSFKHLFHLSVSVHNDFSLVHSFRNMFEFLGGQFLLLGGFVFVFVFSGIKRQFESKSITSQLVLIPYLMTILVFVVMSFTRKNASHINWTLFVVCPMPYILFLGVEKLKNKGGFYMLSILSILLYFFIFDGIYQGRQAIIARVVPIEDVTKRLVGWEALSNTLESEVDKKNKTVIICEHYGIASELMFYSGDRFELIYFNRYNRMNQYDLWFSSVYEKYKDWDAIIVSRHPDIESYRGCFKVQDTTKTFVWSNENYSGEMFYLHRVKGIKNLSNENVGF, encoded by the coding sequence ATGAAGAAAGCTACGATTTTATGGTGGACTATGTCCCTTGTTACATTTGTTATTCTGATCACTTTCCCGTTAGAGTTACATTTTGATGAAGCACAGTATTGGAGTTGGTCAAATAAATTGCAATGGTCTTACTATTCCAAACCTCCTCTAATTGCATTTTTGAATTATCTATCAAATGCCATACTAGGGCAGTCTGAAATATCTATCCGTATGTGGTCATGGATTTTTGGTAACCTAACGGCTCTTGTATTCTACTCATGGGTTAAGTATATAACAAAAGATAGTGAACAAGCCTTTAGGGCACTAGGTATATATTATCTATTTCCACATTATTGGTATACCGTACTATTTTTCACAACAGATGTGATTCTTCTGTTTTTCTACATGCTTTTTATTCTAGTATTAACCAAGATCTATTTCAAAGACCGTTTGAGAGACTGGTTTTTATTAGGTGTTATATTCTCTTTGGGATTGTTGTCAAAGTATGCAATGATTATTGCATTGCTACCAACCATCTATGTGGTGTTTAGAAAGAAACTTAGTTGGCTACACTTCTTTATTTTCCTAGGAATAACACTCATTGGCAGCTTCCCAATTGTTGGTTGGGCGGCAACCCATGACTATGTCTCTTTTAAACACCTGTTTCATCTATCCGTCTCAGTACATAATGATTTTAGCCTGGTTCACTCCTTCCGTAATATGTTTGAATTTCTAGGTGGTCAATTCCTTTTACTTGGGGGCTTTGTCTTTGTTTTCGTGTTTTCTGGTATTAAAAGACAATTTGAGAGTAAGAGTATCACTAGCCAATTGGTTTTAATTCCATACCTCATGACTATATTGGTATTTGTAGTGATGTCTTTTACTCGTAAGAATGCTTCTCATATTAACTGGACACTATTTGTCGTTTGTCCTATGCCTTATATCCTATTTTTAGGTGTAGAGAAGTTGAAAAATAAAGGAGGATTCTATATGTTATCCATTTTATCTATACTACTCTACTTCTTTATCTTTGATGGTATTTATCAAGGACGACAGGCAATTATTGCTAGAGTGGTGCCGATCGAAGATGTCACAAAGCGTTTAGTTGGATGGGAGGCTCTTTCAAATACATTGGAGAGTGAAGTTGATAAAAAAAATAAAACGGTGATAATTTGTGAACATTATGGAATTGCTTCAGAATTAATGTTCTACAGTGGAGATAGATTCGAGCTGATATACTTTAATCGATACAATCGAATGAATCAGTACGATCTATGGTTTTCATCTGTATATGAGAAATATAAAGATTGGGATGCAATTATTGTGAGTAGACACCCTGATATAGAAAGCTATCGTGGGTGTTTTAAAGTTCAGGATACGACAAAGACCTTTGTCTGGTCTAATGAAAATTACTCTGGTGAAATGTTTTATCTACATAGAGTCAAGGGTATTAAAAATTTGTCTAATGAAAATGTCGGGTTTTAG
- the rnhA gene encoding ribonuclease HI, translated as MVIIYTDGASRGNPGPGGYGTILMYKNHRKEISEGFRKTTNNRMELLAVIVGLEVLKRDGLNVVVYSDSKYVVDSVEKKWVFGWLKKRFKDKKNADLWMRFLPLYSKHNVRMVWIKGHSNNIENENCDRLAVDAALGNNLLIDQGYESSVQ; from the coding sequence GTGGTAATAATATACACAGATGGGGCATCGAGAGGAAACCCAGGTCCTGGAGGATATGGGACAATACTCATGTATAAAAATCATCGTAAAGAGATATCAGAAGGTTTTCGAAAAACGACTAATAATAGAATGGAGCTTCTTGCTGTGATTGTCGGGTTGGAAGTCTTAAAAAGAGACGGTTTGAATGTAGTAGTCTACTCTGATTCAAAATATGTTGTTGACTCTGTTGAGAAAAAGTGGGTTTTTGGATGGCTTAAAAAACGATTTAAAGATAAGAAGAATGCAGATCTTTGGATGAGATTCTTACCACTCTATTCAAAACATAATGTAAGAATGGTTTGGATTAAAGGTCATTCAAACAACATCGAGAATGAGAACTGTGACCGGCTAGCAGTTGATGCAGCACTAGGAAATAACCTCTTAATTGATCAGGGGTATGAAAGTTCTGTACAGTAA
- a CDS encoding 3-deoxy-D-manno-octulosonic acid transferase has protein sequence MKIVSLSNKKAEKWIKGRKEVWSKLSEQVDSNGSYIWFHCASLGEFEQGRPLIERIKAKDPNKKILVTFFSPSGYEVRKNYELADLVLYLPLDTKKNAQRLLSSINIQKAYFIKYEFWYYFLNELHQRSIDTYLVSGIFRPSQIFFKPYGKWYANILNNFTFLYLQNEKSKELLESIHITNCKVLGDTRFDRVNDIALSASELSKISSFKQNYKLIVCGSTWPEDEALLVDYINASKNIKWIIAPHEVSESHTIALKNKLTKSSILFSNLKDSDPTNYDIIIADGYGYLTSLYKYADIAYVGGGFGKSIHNILEAATFGAPILFGPKHSKFKEAIDLIQLKGAFDIHNKLEVESRLNSLLKSDSTLRSASTICKEYVTKNTGATDIILEETS, from the coding sequence GTGAAAATTGTTTCACTATCGAACAAGAAAGCAGAGAAATGGATTAAAGGTAGAAAAGAGGTCTGGAGTAAACTTAGTGAACAGGTTGATTCAAATGGCAGTTACATATGGTTCCACTGTGCCTCACTAGGAGAGTTCGAACAAGGCAGGCCTTTAATTGAAAGAATCAAAGCCAAAGATCCCAACAAGAAAATCCTTGTCACTTTTTTTTCTCCATCTGGTTATGAGGTTCGAAAGAATTATGAACTAGCAGATTTGGTTCTTTATCTTCCATTAGACACAAAAAAGAATGCACAGAGACTTTTATCATCTATAAATATTCAAAAAGCATATTTCATTAAATATGAGTTTTGGTATTATTTCTTAAACGAACTTCATCAAAGGTCTATTGACACCTATTTGGTTTCAGGAATATTTCGTCCTTCACAAATATTTTTTAAACCTTATGGTAAATGGTATGCTAATATATTAAACAACTTCACCTTCCTATACCTTCAAAATGAGAAGTCGAAGGAACTTCTTGAATCCATTCATATCACAAACTGTAAAGTTTTAGGTGATACACGCTTTGATCGAGTAAATGACATTGCCCTGTCAGCCAGCGAATTATCAAAAATAAGTTCTTTCAAACAGAACTATAAACTGATTGTTTGCGGAAGTACATGGCCAGAAGATGAAGCATTACTTGTGGATTATATCAATGCATCAAAAAACATTAAGTGGATCATTGCACCACATGAAGTTAGTGAATCGCATACGATAGCCTTAAAAAACAAATTAACTAAAAGCAGTATTCTTTTTAGCAACCTTAAAGATTCAGACCCTACCAACTACGACATTATTATTGCAGACGGTTATGGGTACCTAACTAGTTTGTACAAATATGCTGACATTGCCTATGTTGGAGGAGGTTTTGGTAAAAGCATCCATAATATTTTAGAGGCAGCAACATTTGGAGCACCAATACTTTTTGGCCCTAAACATTCAAAATTTAAAGAAGCCATAGATCTAATACAGCTAAAAGGAGCATTTGATATACATAATAAACTAGAAGTAGAGAGTAGACTCAATAGTCTATTAAAATCTGACAGCACATTACGGTCAGCTTCAACTATTTGCAAAGAATATGTAACAAAAAACACAGGTGCTACTGATATTATTTTAGAAGAAACATCATAG
- a CDS encoding adenosylcobalamin-dependent ribonucleoside-diphosphate reductase: protein MELRDIDVKEAMTSKKTYTNEEAFQSSLEYFKGDDLAARVWVNKYALKDSFGNIYEQNPNDMHKRLAKEVARVENKYCNPLTEENIFDLFKDFKYLVPQGGPMTGIGNDFQIASLSNCFVIGESGPSDSYGGIMKVDQEQVQLMKRRGGVGHDLSHIRPAGSPVKNSALTSTGIVPFMERFSNSTREVAQDGRRGALMLSVSVKHPDSESFIDAKMTEGRITGANVSVKIHDDFMNAVKNDVPYTQQYPVESKQPSFTKSTNAKDLWNKIVHNAWKSAEPGILFWDTITRESVPDCYSDLGYKTVSTNPCGEIPLCPYDSCRLLALNLYSYVQSPFTTEAKFDFDLFAQHVKYAQRIMDDIIDLELEKIDAIISKIDNDPEGEEVKRTERNLWANIKRKAEEGRRTGVGITAEGDMLAALGLKYGSEDATDFAVEVQRTLAINAYVGSTELAKERGAFSIYDAKRELQNPFIQRLKSESKEFAANLDKYGRRNIALLTIAPTGTTSLMTQTTSGIEPVFMPVYKRRRKVNPNDKNVHIDFVDEVGDSFEEYIVFHHKFLEWMRINNMDNTKRYSNEELEDLIAKSPYHQATSNDVDWLEKVRMQGLIQKYVDHSISVTINLPSDVSEDLVSKLYFTAWEYGCKGITVYRDGSRSGVLVSATKKEKKVVDKPTQRPTELVADVVRFQNNKEKWIAFIGLINDVPYEIFTGLLDDEDGLLIPRAVTTGLIIKNKDEEGNSRYDFQYSNKRGIKTTIEGLSHKFNPEFWNYAKLISSVLRHGMPITNVVDLVSSLQFDNETINSWKVGVSRALKKYIPNGTKSGATCTSCNSTNVIYQEGCLICKDCGSSKCG from the coding sequence ATGGAATTGAGAGACATTGACGTAAAAGAAGCTATGACGTCTAAAAAAACTTACACGAACGAGGAAGCATTTCAATCGTCGCTAGAATATTTTAAAGGAGATGACCTTGCTGCTAGAGTATGGGTTAATAAATATGCTCTAAAAGATTCATTTGGAAACATCTACGAGCAAAATCCAAATGATATGCATAAACGCCTAGCGAAAGAAGTAGCTAGAGTTGAAAACAAATATTGTAACCCTCTAACAGAGGAAAATATATTTGACCTTTTTAAAGATTTCAAGTATTTGGTACCACAAGGAGGACCAATGACTGGAATTGGCAACGATTTCCAAATTGCTTCTCTTTCAAACTGTTTTGTAATTGGTGAAAGTGGCCCTTCGGATTCTTATGGAGGTATCATGAAAGTAGATCAAGAGCAAGTACAGCTTATGAAGCGTCGTGGTGGTGTAGGTCATGATCTTTCTCATATTCGTCCGGCAGGGTCTCCAGTTAAGAATTCAGCACTGACATCTACAGGAATTGTTCCTTTTATGGAAAGATTTTCAAATTCTACAAGAGAGGTTGCACAAGATGGAAGACGTGGTGCATTAATGTTGTCTGTATCAGTGAAGCATCCAGATTCGGAAAGTTTTATTGATGCAAAGATGACAGAAGGGCGTATTACTGGAGCCAATGTTTCGGTTAAGATCCATGATGATTTTATGAATGCAGTAAAAAATGATGTGCCTTACACACAACAGTATCCTGTTGAATCAAAGCAACCATCATTTACAAAGAGTACCAATGCTAAAGACTTGTGGAATAAGATTGTTCACAATGCATGGAAGTCGGCAGAACCGGGAATTCTTTTTTGGGATACAATAACAAGAGAATCAGTTCCAGACTGTTACAGTGACTTAGGATACAAGACCGTTTCGACTAATCCATGTGGTGAAATTCCATTATGTCCATATGATAGTTGTAGACTTCTTGCACTGAACCTGTATTCATATGTTCAGAGTCCATTTACTACAGAGGCTAAATTTGATTTTGACCTTTTTGCGCAACATGTAAAATATGCACAGCGTATCATGGATGATATCATTGACCTTGAATTGGAAAAAATCGATGCTATTATAAGCAAGATTGACAATGACCCAGAAGGGGAAGAGGTTAAAAGGACTGAGAGAAACTTATGGGCAAATATTAAGCGTAAAGCTGAAGAAGGAAGACGTACAGGAGTTGGTATCACAGCAGAAGGTGATATGCTTGCAGCACTCGGTCTTAAGTATGGCTCTGAAGATGCAACAGATTTTGCAGTTGAAGTTCAAAGAACCTTGGCAATAAATGCATATGTAGGATCTACAGAGCTAGCCAAAGAGAGAGGTGCTTTTTCAATATATGATGCAAAAAGAGAACTTCAGAATCCTTTTATACAACGACTAAAGAGTGAATCAAAGGAGTTTGCGGCAAACCTAGATAAATACGGTCGTCGTAACATTGCATTACTAACAATAGCTCCTACAGGAACAACTAGTTTGATGACACAGACGACATCGGGTATTGAACCAGTGTTTATGCCTGTTTACAAACGTCGTAGAAAAGTAAATCCGAATGATAAAAATGTTCATATTGATTTTGTTGATGAGGTAGGAGACTCTTTCGAAGAGTATATCGTATTCCATCACAAGTTCCTTGAATGGATGAGAATCAACAATATGGATAACACCAAGAGATATAGCAATGAAGAGTTAGAAGATCTTATTGCAAAATCACCTTATCACCAAGCGACATCTAATGATGTAGATTGGTTAGAGAAAGTGCGCATGCAAGGACTTATTCAAAAGTATGTTGACCACTCTATATCCGTTACGATTAACCTTCCATCTGACGTATCAGAAGATCTTGTAAGTAAACTATACTTCACAGCATGGGAGTATGGATGTAAAGGGATTACAGTATATCGTGATGGATCACGTTCTGGGGTTTTAGTTTCAGCAACCAAGAAAGAGAAAAAAGTTGTTGATAAACCAACTCAGAGACCGACAGAATTAGTTGCAGATGTCGTTCGTTTCCAAAACAATAAAGAGAAATGGATTGCATTTATTGGACTTATTAACGATGTTCCTTACGAGATCTTCACAGGACTTCTTGATGATGAAGATGGTCTATTAATTCCACGTGCAGTAACGACAGGTTTGATTATTAAGAACAAAGATGAAGAAGGAAATAGTCGTTATGATTTCCAATATTCAAACAAGCGTGGAATCAAAACAACTATTGAGGGACTATCTCATAAGTTCAATCCAGAATTTTGGAACTATGCCAAACTGATCTCTAGTGTCCTACGTCATGGTATGCCAATTACGAATGTTGTAGATCTTGTATCTAGTCTTCAATTTGATAATGAAACGATTAATTCATGGAAAGTTGGAGTCTCTCGTGCCCTTAAAAAATATATCCCTAATGGAACGAAATCAGGAGCAACGTGTACTTCTTGTAACTCAACCAATGTAATTTATCAAGAAGGGTGTCTTATTTGTAAAGATTGTGGTTCATCTAAATGTGGATAA
- the queG gene encoding tRNA epoxyqueuosine(34) reductase QueG, with amino-acid sequence MEYHLTIEETTHKIRNKAIELGFLACGFSQSKHLNEHEPRLINWLKEHRHGEMSYMANNLEKRVNPSLLEDGTKTIISVLLNYYPSIDQESDNKWVISKYAYGKDYHYIMKDMLNDLLLFIQQLIPEAKGRVFVDSAPVLDRAWAVESGLGWIGKNGNVISKEHGSFFFIGEILLNHTLKYDDSQSKNYCGKCTRCIDVCPTKAIYEPQKVDARKCLSYATIEYRSAEIPESIKGKLNNRLYGCDICQDICPWNIKNATPTKIEAFKPLIGDECYTNDYWENLTNGEFKRRYKSSPIMRAGLKQIRRNINWLSDENKICD; translated from the coding sequence ATGGAATACCATTTAACCATAGAAGAAACCACACATAAGATCCGAAATAAAGCAATAGAGTTGGGGTTCCTTGCATGCGGATTTTCGCAATCTAAACACCTTAACGAACATGAGCCTAGACTGATCAATTGGCTAAAAGAACATCGCCATGGTGAGATGTCATATATGGCAAACAACTTAGAAAAAAGAGTAAACCCCTCTCTTCTCGAAGATGGGACAAAAACCATCATCTCTGTATTATTGAACTACTACCCATCCATAGATCAAGAAAGTGATAATAAGTGGGTCATTTCAAAATATGCATATGGAAAAGATTACCATTACATTATGAAAGACATGCTAAATGACCTTTTACTCTTCATTCAACAACTAATTCCAGAGGCAAAAGGACGAGTGTTTGTCGATTCAGCACCAGTCTTAGATAGAGCATGGGCAGTAGAGTCGGGATTAGGTTGGATAGGTAAGAATGGGAATGTTATCTCCAAAGAACACGGATCATTTTTCTTTATTGGAGAAATACTCCTTAACCACACATTAAAATACGATGATAGTCAATCTAAAAACTATTGTGGAAAATGCACTCGATGTATAGATGTATGCCCAACAAAAGCCATTTATGAACCACAAAAAGTAGATGCACGAAAATGTCTGTCATATGCGACAATAGAGTATCGAAGCGCTGAAATTCCAGAGTCCATAAAAGGTAAACTAAACAATAGGCTTTATGGTTGTGATATATGCCAAGACATCTGCCCTTGGAATATTAAAAATGCAACACCAACCAAAATAGAAGCATTTAAACCTCTTATTGGTGATGAATGTTACACTAATGACTACTGGGAAAATTTGACCAATGGGGAGTTCAAAAGGAGATATAAATCAAGTCCAATTATGAGGGCTGGACTCAAACAAATAAGACGAAATATCAATTGGCTTTCGGATGAAAATAAAATATGTGATTGA
- a CDS encoding HAMP domain-containing histidine kinase — MVKKKRRLKEIEQRGNTFVEDITSVISHDIRTPISSLNSIIEFLEDESLSSDDRREILSRMKETTSGIEFLVHDILNWINLSKGEVKYSPQSVDLVDELESSIERFRAFIPLDKDIEILFNSKLDKLPVNVDMKMLRTVFRNITMNTFRYLPKQGVVHCNLKSIEEHVEIEICDNGCGMSPKQIELLMKKKKQASYIESLDQGVGIGLQICMSFMDIMKGELKVDSKQGIGTTFTIILDKNNGQ; from the coding sequence ATGGTGAAAAAGAAGAGAAGGTTAAAAGAGATTGAGCAGAGAGGCAATACGTTTGTCGAAGATATTACATCAGTTATTAGCCATGATATTCGAACTCCTATTTCATCGCTTAATTCTATTATTGAATTCTTAGAAGATGAATCTCTGTCAAGTGATGATAGGCGTGAAATTCTCTCTCGTATGAAAGAGACTACTTCTGGAATTGAATTTTTAGTTCATGATATACTAAATTGGATTAACCTTTCTAAAGGAGAAGTGAAATATAGTCCACAGAGTGTCGACTTAGTGGATGAGCTAGAGTCAAGCATAGAGAGGTTTCGAGCTTTTATTCCTCTAGATAAAGATATAGAGATATTGTTTAATTCTAAACTTGATAAACTTCCTGTAAATGTAGATATGAAGATGTTAAGAACTGTGTTTCGAAATATCACTATGAATACATTTAGATATCTTCCGAAACAAGGGGTGGTTCATTGTAACTTAAAGTCTATTGAAGAACATGTGGAAATTGAGATTTGTGACAACGGATGTGGAATGAGTCCAAAACAGATCGAGTTATTGATGAAAAAAAAGAAGCAAGCTAGCTACATTGAATCGTTAGATCAAGGTGTCGGTATAGGACTGCAGATATGTATGAGTTTTATGGATATAATGAAGGGAGAGTTAAAGGTTGATTCAAAGCAAGGAATAGGAACAACTTTTACAATTATACTAGATAAAAACAATGGGCAGTAA